In one window of Spartinivicinus marinus DNA:
- a CDS encoding 1-aminocyclopropane-1-carboxylate deaminase/D-cysteine desulfhydrase, whose amino-acid sequence MNDRWQALSTAVARPQLQTVNYPLFEQMNVQASILRLDVVHSLLSGNKWYKLKNNLQIALQQGCQSLASFGGAHSNHIHALAAAGKLLNIETVGFIRGYASQPLTPTLLDASEWGMQLHYLNRLDYQRRDEQEYWQELKEHFSLAKPVYWIPEGGSNLPGVQGCQDILLEVPNYQQFDTIVAACGTGATLAGMISVAKPHQQVLGVPVLKAEQWLQQTIQDWLAKLDCQGAQWKLLSNFHEGGYAKLSAALVAFMDDFFKITNIPLDPIYTAKMMKAVVEQVKNKKIASGSRVLVVHTGGLQGCRGMERQLARLLHQVSGHFHTS is encoded by the coding sequence ATGAATGATCGATGGCAGGCACTGAGTACAGCAGTCGCTAGACCACAACTACAAACTGTTAATTACCCATTATTTGAGCAAATGAATGTACAGGCTAGCATATTAAGACTAGATGTAGTGCATTCATTATTGTCTGGGAATAAATGGTATAAATTAAAGAATAATTTACAGATAGCTTTGCAGCAGGGCTGCCAATCATTGGCGAGTTTTGGTGGTGCTCACTCTAATCATATTCATGCTCTAGCGGCAGCAGGTAAACTACTAAATATAGAAACAGTAGGTTTTATTCGTGGATATGCCAGTCAGCCACTTACCCCAACCTTACTTGATGCTTCTGAGTGGGGGATGCAACTCCATTACTTAAATCGGCTCGACTATCAACGCCGTGATGAGCAGGAATATTGGCAAGAGTTAAAGGAGCATTTTTCATTGGCTAAGCCTGTGTATTGGATTCCTGAAGGTGGCTCGAATTTACCTGGTGTGCAAGGTTGCCAGGATATATTGCTTGAAGTGCCAAACTATCAGCAGTTTGACACGATTGTAGCTGCTTGTGGTACAGGGGCGACATTAGCAGGGATGATTTCAGTTGCTAAACCACACCAGCAGGTGCTTGGAGTACCAGTATTAAAAGCAGAGCAATGGTTACAGCAAACCATTCAAGATTGGTTGGCCAAGTTGGATTGCCAGGGTGCTCAGTGGAAATTGCTTAGCAATTTTCATGAGGGTGGCTATGCGAAATTATCAGCAGCGCTAGTGGCATTCATGGATGATTTTTTTAAAATCACTAATATTCCTTTAGATCCTATTTATACAGCCAAAATGATGAAAGCGGTGGTAGAGCAAGTTAAGAATAAAAAAATAGCCAGTGGTAGTCGTGTTTTAGTGGTGCATACAGGGGGCTTACAAGGTTGCCGAGGAATGGAGCGGCAGCTAGCCCGACTACTTCATCAGGTCTCGGGGCATTTTCATACGTCCTAG
- a CDS encoding DUF1853 family protein: MTSLPLTLDQLHRDLLWIANSPVMLNLNYLPAGYWLTSPLHQYAQFAVDQYDLKKVTDCLASRKSHLLGIYYETLWHYLLAAKLNCKLQTTNLQVKSNQGTLGEFDLIYQASSSEQPFHRELAVKYYLGLPCDSSEAHSPWSYWVGPGLKDRLDLKVNKLINKQGRLSQSIEGQALLQQHQLFPVTAEILLQGYLFYPFAAHCPAPQHACIDHLTGYWLTTSQLAEFIEHNQLTDEFVLLAKHEWLSAFSNTTSAIQHRLFSSAALNHYATQHFTTSAYPYPLLIASGSSNHQFWQETLRFFLVPDDWLEKAKKTIP; encoded by the coding sequence ATGACAAGCCTGCCATTAACCCTTGATCAGTTACATCGAGACCTGCTCTGGATAGCAAATAGTCCTGTTATGCTTAATTTAAACTATTTACCTGCAGGTTACTGGCTAACCAGCCCACTCCATCAATATGCTCAATTTGCTGTCGATCAGTATGACTTAAAAAAAGTAACTGATTGTTTAGCTTCTAGAAAAAGTCACTTATTGGGGATTTATTATGAAACCCTATGGCATTATTTATTAGCCGCAAAGCTGAATTGTAAACTACAAACAACCAATTTACAGGTTAAATCCAACCAAGGCACATTGGGTGAATTTGATTTAATTTATCAAGCTAGCTCATCAGAACAGCCATTTCACCGTGAACTTGCCGTTAAGTATTATTTGGGGTTACCCTGCGATTCTAGTGAAGCTCATTCTCCTTGGTCTTACTGGGTTGGGCCAGGATTAAAAGATCGGCTGGATTTAAAAGTCAATAAATTAATAAATAAACAAGGGCGCCTAAGCCAATCAATTGAAGGACAAGCCTTACTACAACAACACCAGTTATTTCCAGTCACTGCTGAGATTTTATTACAAGGCTACCTATTTTATCCTTTTGCAGCTCACTGCCCTGCTCCTCAGCATGCTTGTATAGATCATTTAACGGGTTATTGGCTAACCACTTCTCAGCTGGCAGAATTTATTGAGCATAACCAATTAACAGATGAGTTTGTGCTGCTAGCTAAACATGAGTGGCTATCAGCTTTTAGCAACACGACAAGTGCCATACAACATCGGCTGTTTTCTTCAGCAGCACTTAATCACTATGCCACCCAGCACTTTACCACCAGCGCTTACCCCTACCCCTTGTTGATTGCCAGTGGTTCAAGCAATCATCAATTTTGGCAAGAGACACTCCGCTTTTTTCTAGTACCTGATGACTGGTTAGAGAAAGCCAAAAAAACTATTCCATAA